In Bacteroidota bacterium, the genomic stretch CGTACGCCTCTGCTTCGGCGTAGTGCTCACCTCGGTATCGCCATAGACGATCACCGGCGGGCGTCTGCGAAAGGCGAGGTCGAGCGCTTCGTCGGCGCTCTTCCCGCGCGCCATTCTGGCCGAGGCGTCGTTGATGACTGTGCTGAGGTAGGCCGTCACGAGTTGCTGATGGTCGTTAGGAGCCAGGCGCTTCTTGCGCTTCTTGCGCATCCCTAGCACAAACGACGCCAACGCGGTCAGCGCCACAGCGCCCGCTGCAAACGCGAGCGGGTTTTCACGCACGACCCGAGCCAGCGCACCCGGCTCGGAAGATGTGCCGCCGACAAAGGGCAGCGCCTTGAGCGGACGCGTGACTTCGTGCTGGAGGGTGTCGAAGCGCGCTTTCATGCTGGCCTCCTGCGCAGCCAAACGGGCCCGCAGTTTGTCCTGCTCAGGCGTGTCGGAGGCGACTGGCTTCGAAACGTCGGTACTCACGAGTCAGGCAGGGGTCTTTGGAGAGTCAGCGGAGGATGCGGCCTTCGCCTTCTGGAATTGCGCGTTGAACACCACGGCCGCGATTCCGAGCAGCGCCGTCGTGGTCAGGAAGCCCAGCAGCAAACCAGCATGGAGCGACGCAAACCCCCAGACGTAGAGGGCCGTGAACCCGAAGCTCAGCGTCAGAAGGAAGAAGGCCCCGGCGAGCAAGACCACCGCGATCAGCAACACCAGCGGCTGCCCGATCGCCTTGGCGCCGTCCACGCGGCCTTTGACCTCGTCGC encodes the following:
- a CDS encoding phage holin family protein gives rise to the protein MADPTTTLAPPSLRSGDGAQVPAGTATSPVVEPSRLAPPPVRPISQPSSPVAGTPARIESKGKVARISDQTKGIVDDAKTWVDLRIALAKQEVRDEVKGRVDGAKAIGQPLVLLIAVVLLAGAFFLLTLSFGFTALYVWGFASLHAGLLLGFLTTTALLGIAAVVFNAQFQKAKAASSADSPKTPA